The following coding sequences are from one Gossypium hirsutum isolate 1008001.06 chromosome A12, Gossypium_hirsutum_v2.1, whole genome shotgun sequence window:
- the LOC107925567 gene encoding probable pectinesterase/pectinesterase inhibitor 7 — MASKLICSILMICHLVLLPLFIYPSFADSLPSDPVSPGSVCKSTPDPSYCISVLPNQTTNVYNYGRFSVRKSLSQSRKFVNLVDKYLRKYRQSLSVSAIRALEDCRFLADLNMDFLLSSFKTVNATSSTLSNVEADDVQTFLSAILTNQQTCLDGLQSTSSAWSIRNGISVPLTNDTKLYSVSLALFTKGWVPKRKKKATWQPSSSKQLGFKHGRLLMRMWSGTRSIYETVSRRKLLQTNNTDEEVLVSDIVTVSQDGSGNFTTINDAISAAPNNTNGVNGYFVIYITAGVYQEYVSIAKNKKYLMMIGDGINQTIITGNRSVVDGWTTFNSATFAVVAPNFVAINMTFQNTAGAIKHQAVALRNGADLSAFYSCSFEGYQDTLYTHSLRQFYRDCDIYGTVDFIFGNAAVVLQNCNIYPRQPMSGQFNAITAQGRTDPNQNTGISIHDCNIMPADDLASSNTTFKTYLGRPWKEYSRTVYMQNFMGSLIDPAGWREWNGDFALSTLYYAEYDNSGPGSNTSSRVTWSGYHTINSTDAANFTVSGFLLGNDWLPNTGVPYTASLLA, encoded by the exons ATGGCTTCGAAGCTAATATGCTCTATTTTAATGATATGTCACCTTGTTCTTCTTCCTTTGTTCATATATCCTTCCTTTGCAGATAGTCTCCCATCGGATCCGGTCTCACCCGGGTCCGTTTGCAAGTCCACCCCAGACCCTTCTTATTGCATATCCGTGTTACCAAATCAAACCACCAATGTGTACAACTATGGGCGTTTCTCCGTTCGTAAGTCTCTGTCGCAATCCAGAAAATTCGTTAACTTGGTCGACAAGTACTTACGGAAGTACCGCCAATCGTTATCGGTGTCCGCCATTCGTGCTTTGGAGGATTGCCGGTTTCTAGCTGACCTCAACATGGATTTCTTGTTGAGCTCTTTTAAGACCGTGAATGCCACTAGTTCAACTCTGTCCAATGTCGAAGCTGACGACGTACAAACTTTTTTGAGTGCTATTTTAACTAATCAGCAGACCTGTTTGGACGGATTACAATCAACTTCTTCAGCTTGGAGCATAAGGAATGGCATCTCGGTTCCTCTCACAAATGACACAAAGCTTTACAGTGTTTCATTGGCTCTTTTTACTAAAGGATGGGTTCCTAAGAGGAAGAAGAAGGCTACATGGCAGCCTAGTAGCAGCAAGCAACTAGGCTTTAAACATGGGCGTTTGCTTATGAGAATGTGGAGCGGAACACGCTCGATTTATGAGACTGTAAGCCGAAGAAAGCTTCTTCAAACGAACAACACTGACGAAGAGGTCTTGGTGAGTGATATTGTGACGGTGAGTCAGGATGGTAGTGGGAATTTCACTACCATCAATGATGCTATATCTGCGGCTCCAAATAACACCAATGGTGTAAATGGTTACTTTgtaatctacatcactgctggtGTCTATCAAGAGTACGTTTCAATTGCTAAGAACAAAAAGTACTTGATGATGATTGGTGATGGTATCAATCAGACAATCATCACTGGAAACCGTAGTGTCGTCGACGGATGGACAACATTTAATTCTGCAACTTTTG CTGTGGTGGCTCCAAACTTTGTTGCGATAAACATGACATTTCAGAACACAGCTGGGGCAATCAAGCACCAAGCAGTCGCACTTAGAAATGGAGCCGATTTATCAGCATTTTATAGCTGTAGTTTTGAAGGATATCAAGATACGCTATACACTCATTCCTTAAGGCAGTTCTACAGAGATTGTGATATCTACGGCACCGTTGATTTCATATTTGGAAATGCCGCGGTAGTTCTTCAGAACTGCAACATATACCCTCGACAACCAATGAGCGGCCAATTCAATGCCATCACAGCACAAGGCCGGACTGACCCTAACCAAAACACAGGCATATCGATTCATGACTGCAATATCATGCCCGCTGATGATCTAGCCTCTAGCAATACCACATTCAAAACGTATTTGGGGAGACCATGGAAGGAGTATTCGAGGACGGTATACATGCAGAATTTCATGGGCAGTTTGATAGATCCTGCTGGTTGGAGAGAATGGAACGGGGATTTTGCACTTAGTACATTGTACTATGCCGAGTACGACAATAGTGGACCGGGTTCGAACACTTCGAGTCGGGTCACATGGTCTGGTTATCATACGATTAATTCTACTGATGCTGCTAATTTTACAGTGTCGGGATTCTTGTTGGGAAACGATTGGTTACCGAATACGGGGGTGCCTTACACCGCAAGCTTACTAGCATGA
- the LOC107925625 gene encoding pectinesterase inhibitor — MKPIAKNVALALSFFICLSFFPIINTAVTNPLLTETCQKVKNKDLCTSSLGAEHATQDAKDVAALALIAINVASNHGVNTSVYIKKQLLDGKILEPTTEQNFEDCSENYEDAMQELDDGLAVTLSRDFKQVKIELESAIDDADTCISVLNQKAGKDKELYEKTNHFRQLISNAYDIANILAPK, encoded by the coding sequence ATGAAGCCTATCGCAAAGAACGTTGCATTGGCTTTATCTTTCTTCATTTGCCTCTCTTTCTTCCCCATTATAAATACTGCTGTTACCAATCCCTTACTCACCGAAACCTGTCAAAAGGTTAAGAACAAGGATCTTTGCACCTCAAGCCTTGGGGCCGAACATGCCACCCAAGACGCAAAAGATGTAGCCGCCCTCGCATTGATAGCTATCAACGTTGCTTCCAACCATGGCGTCAACACTTCCGTCTACATCAAGAAGCAGCTCCTTGACGGTAAGATTTTGGAACCTACAACGGAGCAGAACTTCGAAGATTGCTCGGAAAATTACGAGGATGCAATGCAGGAGCTTGACGATGGGCTGGCAGTCACACTGTCGAGGGATTTCAAACAAGTGAAAATCGAGTTGGAAAGCGCCATAGACGATGCCGACACCTGCATCTCCGTGCTGAATCAAAAAGCAGGAAAAGACAAGGAACTGTATGAGAAGACTAATCACTTTCGCCAACTAATCAGCAATGCCTACGACATTGCCAATATTTTGGCTCCAAAATAA
- the LOC107925626 gene encoding terminal nucleotidyltransferase 4B — protein sequence MQVIVKARVPIIKFVEKKSGVTFDISFDVDNGPKAAEFIKEAVLKWPQFRPLCLILKVFLQQRDLNEVYSSGIGSYALLAMIIAMLQKV from the exons ATGcag GTGATTGTAAAAGCTCGCGTGCCAATAATTAAGTTTGTAGAAAAGAAAAGCGGTGTCACATTTGATATAAG ctttgatgtggataATGGACCAAAAGCTGCAGAGTTTATCAAG GAAGCAGTTCTAAAATGGCCTCAATTCCGACCATTGTGTTTGATCTTGAAAGTATTTTTACAACAGAGAGACCTGAATGAG GTATATTCAAGTGGAATAGGTTCATATGCTCTCCTTGCAATGATCATAGCCATGTTGCAG AAAGTTTAG